The Strix uralensis isolate ZFMK-TIS-50842 chromosome 5, bStrUra1, whole genome shotgun sequence genome segment AAGGCCGTAATAGAGAAAAGCATCTTGAAGACAGGATGTGCTAGCTGTACaattgaaattttaattaaaagtccTACAGAAGAAAGCAAGATAGAAATAACATAACCTCTATCACATGGTGTCCCAGTGTCAGATAACATGAAGTGAAAAAGTCAAGGCTTGTGAGACATAAAGGAAGGTAACAATGGTGTTCTAGCTTAGCCAAAACTTTTATTCTGTGCCTCTTTCCCCCTTCTcaggagatgaggaaaaaaaggaggaggatgcAGCAGATGCACAAGGCAATGAAAGCAAACAAGTGAACAGAGAACAGTTGTAGTTTAACCTAAGAGAGGGTGAAAAGGTAGCTTGGGTGCAGCTATGGAAATTCTTAAATCATTAATAAAAGCCTATGATTTGTCATTATATCTTGTTGTAACTTGAttccaatatattttaaaaaaatattctatatttaGTTAGTTCTTAAACAATCAAATTCAGAAGGATCAACCACACAACCAAGCAGTTCACACTCATTTCTCAGAACTTGGGTGCTCCAGCTGGTTTTAATTGGAGTGTCCAACTCTCCCATACCTTGTCTTAGAGCAGTCAAAGGAAAACAATTCAAGCTATGTGGCACAGTTTAAGAACTGGTGACCCAGAGGATGAGAAGAGTGACTAACGACAGCCAAGAAAGTTTTCTGGTAGGAGGAAAAAGTGGTATTGAGCCCACCTAAACGCACAGGTCCTGAGGCAGCTTATGACACTGATGTTCATATCTAGCAGTGTAAGACTGTCTACACTACAATTACAGCCATGATAGGAGATTGCTTGATGCCATTGTCTAACAACTAATATCTGGTCATCTAGTAGACAAACCTGAATCTTGCTATGGGGTGTATCCTGGCTGTGATGTTGGTCATGAGTGTTATTGCATTGAGAGACTGGCAAGAGCATGGGTTTGAGATTCACCCACTGCACAGCCCTGTAGCCGCTGCCCAGCAAAGTGCCAAGGACAGTGCAATCATAGGGTGAATCTGCACATCTCTCCCATGAAGAGTCTTGGAGACGTGACATTATAAATGGTTAAGATGCATAGATGTGTCTGTCCTGAATCTATAAGGCTCTTTGCAAAAGCAGGATGGTTTTGAATACCAGAAGGCTCATTTGCTTTACTTCCACATTACAACCTCccttttaccttttaaaatatttcaaattttctcATGTAGTCCAATTCAACGTACTATTTTCTACCACTGGACTATTAACTACCTTTAAATACATCATTCTGCTATTGCAAAACATATGACAGACTACCGTAAGCTGGCATCTGCCATTTGAACATTAAATTACGGTTAATAGATTTGTAGGTCAAAATGTAATAGCCTGTTTTGTTGGACTTTTGTGTACTAGTTTAATGGTGTGACAGGTATTGTGCAATAACCCCACAGAAAAGAACTGTCCTGTCACAAGTTGGGTCTATACACGGCTGGATAAAAGCTGTCATTCCCCTATTTCCATACATTAAATGCTTAGGCTAATGAGCTTTTATTGGGAACAATCCTGTTTCCACTGGactgaaaaagaaagctttaaacaACTTTAACTGAAGAGCTATCATCAGGACAATCCAGGACTGAATTCTGGATGGCCAAAGTCTTTTATGTAAAATGAACTGTAAACAACTCATCATATTATGATATCATTCTCTTTATTAGATATTAAAATTGTCTACAAATAAATGTCATTATCCCATGTAGGGAAACCGAGGAACACCAAGCATTTAAACAAGCCTAGGATCCCTATTCAGTGATGTATTCACTAGTCCTACTGCCTACTTATTTAgcagcagaaaatatttacttagggaaaaaatgtcatttttttgttGGGAATAACCTTCCTGAGTCAAATCCTGAACCACAAATTGATACCATTTTGCGCATTCTGTCTTGAGGAACAAATGACATCCCTTTCTGTTTCTTGATAAGAAATATTGGGCCGAAAAGCCTAATAACGTAAGATTTGTTCACATGactttcaagagaaaagaagtcAGACAGGAGCTACCATTAAACATCTTTTTATTGTAGTCTTTAATGTAcatgcaaaatttttaaaaaagtgtcgGTTATATCTGTAAGCGTATAACAACAATGTAAATGTCTTGGATCAGCAATGTATTTGGATTAGGGACTAGTAACTAAGTGAACAGACATCTTTCAGGATATACACTTTATATGGTAAATCAAGAAAGTTTTCATCAGAGTGATTTTCTTCatcaaaagataaaatatttcttgtttataATCTCGCTtgtttttaatactgaaaaaatcTATAATAGTACACTCTTCATTATGTACATAGAAAAACATAAAACTATATCCATACCAGTGtctgttttaaatgcaaaaatagtaGTTAAtagctttgtaattttttttgtgcaccctctcccctccccccacccccattaaaaaatgcagcatttcctAAAGTTTTCAATGCTTTGGCAGAAATTGAACTGAAGGCACTCCTGTGTTAGGTAAAGCAATATGTGAAATATCAGCGCTACATAAAAAAAAGCTGTAGGTGCACCAGACAGCTCCATGCTCATCCCAAGGGCCAAATCTTGCACTCTCCAAGGTCAAGAACTGGTTTGCTGGAGATCCCAACTGTAGCAGGCTTAGGCCCCAGCTTGGTTTACAATAAAGCTGATTAGCCTCacaattatttttacaaatgcttttatAAATGCTTCATGCAAACTGTTTGAGGATGCAGAGAACATCTCTGAACACAGTACTATCACGAGGGCAAAAAGCTCTTGCAGGTCACAGCATCAGAACATGTTGCAAAGGCTTTGCTTTCGAGGCCTTGCACTTTGCAACACGGTATTTTCACACAACACCCTCTGTTTAAGACTTCCTGATGTTGCAGCTCAGCTAAAAACGAACAAATCAACCCACAAATATGAAGTTTCTAAACCATCTCTTGTGATGGATTAGTTTAGACTCAGCAAAGCATCTTGAAAATAATCTGTGTGCTAGTGGCATGCTAACTTCTGCGGATAGGGAAGTTTTGAAAGCTGATACAAAAGTTTCTCTCAGGGGCAACTCCTCCTCGGCCTCCTGTGGCTTGTGTTCGGCACACCTTCATTTTTCTTGCAATTCAGGGTTATCTCTGGCATACCTGCGATATGTATTTATACGAGTactttgcaaaaaaagaaaaagcctatgAGATAAGCACCTAAATGCTCACTAAGGGATGTGTCATAAGTCACAGCCGAGAAAACAGTTCCATAATGACCAGTTTTAGTTCTCTGACCAGTTTAGCACTTTGCTTCTGCAATCCTAGCAAAGGTTGAGAATCAACCGGATGCATACTTCCAAGAGAGAATGAGACAGAAAGGCACCGACTGAAGCTTTTTATGCACATGAAAAGCTTTCACATGTCAATGTCTCCAACCTGATAAAGTGTTAGATTGTTGGGACATATATTAGTTCAGTAATTTGTTTACTTAACTAATTTATTCATCGTGCACCATATCTGACCATGACTAAATAGCTGCAGTCAACTGACAATCCAATTGAAAAAGAACATTCTGCTAAAACCTGCCAGCTCGTCACGTTCATTCTGCTGCAATAGCTCTGTGCTCTTTGGCCACAATAAAATGAATGGCTTTATAGTGCTGGAAAGCATTTTTGTCGTTCTTCAGTATCACTGTGGATTTATCTCACAAGGAATGAAGGGTGAGATAAAAAGGCATCCAATAGCACTTCAGTCTCTGAATTGAACAGCCAGCAAAATGATAGGCAGCTGGCATGGAAGAATAGCCATTTAAGGTTAGTTTGAAATGcagactgaaggggaaaaaaaaaaaaagaaaaaaaaaaagcaagtagtCCAGTAAGAATAAAcagtagaaaaagaaactgaGCAAGTGATTCTTTGTTTTAGGCCAGTATATCCACCACCAGTTGCTGTATGTTGCTTTGGGAAACACGAAACTGGCACCAAAACACTCCAAACAAGAcaaaccccccacccccttcccaggcTGATGACTCTCCTTGAAATGTCCCTCAAATCTCTTTCCGTACTGTGGCTCGGATGCTGCTGAACATTTTGCCTATGGCCTCAAACAGTGGGTCGCAGAACGTGTGGATGCAGATCGAATAGACGCGGCTAATGCACTGGATCTCAATCAGGTAGCTCCTTATGCATGGCACCACTGCCCAGATGTGCAGAAATGACAAAATGGCAAAGTAGATGCCCCAGATGAGAGCCATAGGAATGCCAAAGATTGCTGACAGTAAACGATAAAACCAGTATTTCGTTACAGTGAAGGTGGTAAAACTGGCCTTCCAAATCCCATCAAAGCTGTGTGTTCCCTCTGGCTCAGCAATCACATCTTCAAAATCAATCTGCAGCAAAGAACACAAAGTCAGGTCAGTCAGATGTCCACATCAAGGGTGGATTCCAGAAACACTTTTCCTGGATAGCAATGGCCCACTGCAACAAAACACCGAAGCACAGAATTTCTACATCCCAACAAGATTCATTCCATTTTAACACATCATTTAAGTCATGAATCTTCAATAACTATCTTTTTCCAGTGACTATCAAGGCAGCCCAAATGATTAGCTCAAAATTAGACATCTACCTTCTAGATGGAGATGTCCACAAAACTGAACATTTTCCACATCTCCCTACAGCCCTAAGGGTATGCAGCGCCCTTAAAGTCTACTTAAGGACAAACCAGGTGAACAGAATCATCATGCTTTTGTTGCCTAACTTAACTGTTTCATATCTTTATGAATGGAATAAATGCAGTTACTACTTTGACTTTTTACACACCTCAAGCATGTAtcaataaaatgtgttttatttgtctgatttttcctctccttccctatATAGAATTGCTGATTTTGACAGTGACGAAACAGTGATGCTAGctgtttaaatatataatttgaaaCAGGCATAGATAGTTCT includes the following:
- the CAV1 gene encoding caveolin-1; translation: MSGTKYVDSEGFLYTAPVREQGNIYKPNNKMMADELSEKAVHDVHTKEIDLVNRDPKHLNDDVVKIDFEDVIAEPEGTHSFDGIWKASFTTFTVTKYWFYRLLSAIFGIPMALIWGIYFAILSFLHIWAVVPCIRSYLIEIQCISRVYSICIHTFCDPLFEAIGKMFSSIRATVRKEI